A region from the Nematostella vectensis chromosome 13, jaNemVect1.1, whole genome shotgun sequence genome encodes:
- the LOC116611545 gene encoding xaa-Arg dipeptidase has translation MAGTDTTMLKKIACEAIDENAAELRDLNRKIWENPELSCNEKFAHKVLTDFLEEKGFDVTRSWALETAFVARSGNGDDGPCVGVICEYDALPEVGHACGHNLIAAAGAAAGIGIKAAIDSLSGCKGKISVLGTPAEEHGNGKGTMIRNGCFESIDFCMMVHPFPSNTTMPTVLADKVVMATFKGQTTHAAAFPWEGVNALDAAIMAYSNLSMLRQQLRPSWRFHSIITEGGVKPNIIPDQTKMIVEYRAPTENELKQLEDKCIRCLEGAAMATGCTLEMEFLGEPHYSNLATNERMASLYQANAETIGEEFPPLDEQKAVVLGSTDMGNVSHVVPSIHPLYSIGTASVNHSHAFREAAGQDISHEKSLLAAKAMAMTAIDLLCNKGLMDEVRREFEKTHAEE, from the exons ATGGCTGGAACAGACACGACAATGCTCAAGAAAATTGCTTGCGAAGCGATTGATGAGAATGCCGCTGAGCTCCGAGACCTAAACAGAAAGATATGGGAAAATCCAGAGCTGAGCTGTAATGAAAAATTTGCCCACAAAGTATTGACGGATTTCCTAGAAGAAAAGGGATTTGATGTCACGCGAAGTTGGGCTTTAGAGACAGCGTTTGTTGCGCGTAGTGGAAATGGCGATGATGGACCATGTGTCGGTGTGATTTGCGAGTACGATGCGCTTCCCGAAGTGggacacgcttgtggacacaATCTCATCGCTGCGGCTGGCGCTGCGGCTGGCATAG gaaTAAAAGCTGCAATAGATTCCTTGAGTGGTTGCAAAGGGAAGATTTCAGTCCTCGGTACCCCAGCTGAGGAACATGGCAATGGCAAAGGCACAATGATCCGCAATGGCTGCTTTGAGAGCATAGACTTCTGCATGATGGTACATCCATTTCCTAGCAACACGACCATGCCTACAGTCCTAGCCGATAAGGTGGTCATGGCAACATTCAAGGGACAAACCACTCATGCTGCAGCCTTCCCCTGGGAAGGAGTCAATGCCCTTGATGCAGCCATCATGGCATATTCCAACCTGAGTATGTTACGACAGCAGTTGAGACCAAGTTGGCGCTTTCATAGTATTATAACAGAGGGTGGGGTTAAACCAAACATTATCCCTGATCAGACAAAGATGATAGTAGAGTATAGAGCACCTACAGAAAATGAGTTGAAGCAGCTTGAAGATAAGTGTATCAGGTGTTTGGAAGGGGCTGCTATGGCAACAG GGTGTACCCTTGAAATGGAATTTCTTGGTGAACCACATTATTCTAATTTAGCAACCAATGAAAGAATGGCATCGCTATATCAAGCAAATGCAGAAACTATTGGGGAGGAATTCCCCCCTCTGGATGAACAGAAAGCTGTAGTTCTAGGATCTACTGATATGGGGAACGTATCGCATGTTGTGCCATCAATCCACCCATTGTACAGCATCGGCACAGCTTCTGTTAACCACTCCCATGCATTCAGGGAGGCTGCTGGACAGGACATAAGCCACGAGAAGAGCCTTTTGGCTGCCAAGGCGATGGCAATGACAGCTATTGATTTGCTTTGTAATAAAGGACTTATGGATGAAGTGAGAAGGGAGTTTGAGAAGACACATGCTGAAGAGTAG
- the LOC5503631 gene encoding ATP-dependent DNA helicase Q4, producing the protein MDEISSLKRELKCWESMFERKHGRKPDKDDVNNASEEIRDTYKKYKHLKEQNMKVADPEKENIKESVKKAEDDDVFGSNLNKKRTTTLHSPAVRIKSEWANIKPVRLCHGQRPRKASKDNNEESVERDELITKPSKSPSQSSLDSSVDELKIPLVKILSKTPGPSICTPSFTGSFKKKSASANISRLKRKASLFSDSLKKIDFDMDKELENENSNKNQRKRSSDDEGASGELDGKHNLNVINSSKVTMEPKDDMLEINMDTSVETATEGRNEKHMPSAREILPDSNDNDKLNYIINNTKEDTFISPRNPPENTSKAFPEEIKRNIDESEMDYDKGINLKQDEASTNCSEVATKSKKRKKEVEDENSSVKKKLKSENLMTQDDTGTPEELQSGIDEDEEDSHNEPTDTFEPEKIRKTSKASSGSSGLVSENFRLLDMKHKSYRRRGHGMTGGAYKRKAYANIMKARGEYVSKSSWSRRGGGGTRRGGFGSGWGGGQAGTCFKCGQEGHWAKNCRGSKAQKELPDENDENLKEFAPEDDEFLKNLSLDTVAQMAAGIPVETGNPSESDTPGTSDVLLPHQLPRPVYVPPPPPPAIEPIYQPCNGKPPKTPPEVYKALGQLGFSSFRAGQEQAVMRILSGMSSLVVLSTGAGKSLCYQLPAYMYHKRSPCLTLVISPLVSLMEDQITGLPFGLKGACLHNNQTKPQRLKILTDITAGKVAVLLVSPEALVGGGMGGSGCLPSSTKMPPIAFACIDEAHCLSEWSHNFRPSYLRVCKILRDRYGVQCFLGLTATATQSTADSVAQHLGIADAGAVIRGAAVPPNLRLSVSRDRDKDKALIELLQGPRFSRCESIIIYCTRREVTERVATLIRTCMQHMQPTIRHDDVISGSDVTPGKKGANKKRKKQPVRAPLSWEAESYHAGMSAAQRRKVQKRFMSGELRAVAATVAFGMGLDKSDVRAIIHYNMPKSFESYVQEIGRAGRDGKPSHCHVFLDREGQDLCELRRHIFSNTVDRVTVKRLVNRIFPRCDCKKLQREQSKRQDHHNQTLAREDLRRENTYSGSDGGSVARDEGHLAEKEGEGEADRRNGNQTVESQACAPSSVDPSALGVASDYHTEGMEEDFPLDEILCGDPEQANVETKQPNRVCGGHEVAIVTETAVEELDMREESIATLLCYLELHGNRWVEVLSTVKSMCTIKFYGGYAHMKAVAKRIPPIAAALLQSGSSTKKQNYLKFSVVQLADKMGWDLEPVSSELRALQWNSSLAPTSDMGSTGQSGILVEFSDLSLRVRAPGDLTDEERDQVVDFLDDRIQAEERTQLEQLTTLYSSLKGVSCGGIVQCMDEMDEDADVELKTIIKKYFDDRTNATEKALRDIQERRNNPDAYAPKPENSDDLVNWDCVSRDIRTLLGIHHDHSFTGRAVARIFHGIDSPCYPAAVWGRDRRFWRKHLNVDFNRLRKFALRELLKFR; encoded by the exons ATGGATGAGATTTCTTCACTAAAACGCGAGTTAAAATGCTGGGAAAGTATGTTCGAGAGGAAACATGGCCGAAAACCAGACAAG GATGACGTGAATAACGCTTCCGAAGAGATCAGAG ATACATACAAAAAGTACAAACATTTAAAGGAGCAAAACATGAAGGTTGCTGATCCCGAGaaagaaaacataaaagaATCTGTGAAAAAG gctgaagatgatgatgttttTGGGTCAAACCTGAACAAGAAGCGCACTACGACCCTCCATTCCCCAGCAGTGAGGATAAAAAGCGAATGGGCTAATATCAAGCCTGTCAGATTATGCCATGGCCAAAGACCCAGGAAAGCTTCAAAG GACAACAATGAAGAATCAGTTGAAAGGGATGAATTGATCACAAAACCAAGCAAATCTCCATCGCAGTCAAGCCTTGATTCTAGTGTGGATGAGTTAAAAATTCCCCTGGTTAAGATCCTTTCTAAGACTCCTGG ACCAAGCATTTGCACTCCAAGTTTCACTGGAAGCTTCAAAAAGAAATCTGCAAGTGCTAATATATCAAGACTTAAGAGAAAAGCATCCCTTTTCTCTGACAGCTTGAAAAAGATAGACTTTGATATGGATAAAGAACTTGAAAATGAAAACAGTAATAAAAATCAGAGAAAGAGAAGCTCAGATGACGAAGGCGCTAGTGGGGAATTGGATGGTAAACATAACTTGAATGTAATAAATTCATCTAAGGTTACAATGGAGCCAAAGGATGATATGTTAGAGATAAATATGGACACATCAGTAGAGACAGCCACAGAAGGAAGGAATGAAAAACACATGCCATCTGCAAGGGAAATACTGCCAGATTCAAATGACAATGATAAATTAAATTATATAATCAACAACACAAAAGAAGATACCTTTATTTCCCCAAGAAATCCACCAGAAAACACAAGTAAGGCTTTTCCTGAGGAAATCAAGAGGAATATAGATGAAAGTGAGATGGATTATGATAAAGGTATAAATTTGAAGCAGGATGAAGCTAGCACAAATTGCTCAGAGGTTGCTACCAAAAGTAAAAAGCGAAAGAAGGAAGTAGAAGATGAGAACTCATCAGTGAAGAAAAAACTGAAATCTGAGAATTTGATGACACAGGATGACACAGGAACACCTGAAGAGCT tCAGTCTGGTATCGATGAGGATGAGGAAGATTCACACAATGAACCAACTGACACATTTGAACCTGAGAAAATTAGGAAAACCTCAAAAGCAAG CTCAGGGTCATCAGGCCTAGTTAGTGAGAACTTTCGACTTCTTGACATGAAGCACAAGTCCTACCGTCGCCGTGGACATGGGATGACAGGCGGAGCCTACAAGCGCAAGGCTTATGCCAATATCATGAAGGCGAGGGGGGAGTATGTCAGCAAGTCCAGCTGGTCCcgcaggggagggggagggacaaGACGTGGAGGGTTTGGCAGTGGTTGGGGTGGAGGGCAAGCAGGCACGTGTTTCAAGTGCGGCCAGGAGGGACACTGGGCCAAGAACTGTAGGGGAAGCAAAGCTCAGAAGGAACT GcctgatgaaaatgatgaaaactTAAAGGAATTTGCACCAGAGGATGATGAGTTCCTCAAGAATCTTTCATTAGACACTGTCGCCCAAATGGCTGCTGGAATACCTGTGGAGACAGGTAACCCAAGTGAATCAGACACACCTGGCACAAGTGATGTCCTTCTACCCCATCAATTGCCACGCCCAGTCTATGTTccgccccctcccccgccAGCCATTGAGCCAATCTACCAGCCTTGCAATGGCAAACCTCCAA aGACCCCACCAGAGGTGTACAAAGCACTTGGTCAGTTGGGTTTCTCGTCATTCCGTGCAGGACAAGAGCAAGCTGTAATGCGCATTCTTAGTG GAATGTCGTCCCTTGTGGTGCTATCTACAGGTGCCGGCAAATCACTGTGTTATCAACTTCCCGCCTACATGTACCACAAGCGATCACCCTGTCTGACGCTCGTTATCTCACCACTTGTCTCTCTCATGGAGGATCAG ATCACTGGACTGCCGTTTGGCCTCAAAGGCGCTTGTCTGCACAACAACCAAACGAAACCCCAGCGTCTCAAGATCCTCACGGATATTACGGCGGGGAAGGTAGCGGTACTCCTGGTGTCGCCGGAGGCTCTAGTGGGCGGGGGAATGGGCGGAAGTGGGTGTCTTCCGTCCAGTACCAAGATGCCTCCTATTGCTTTTGCGTGTATCGACGAGGCGCATTGTTTGTCTGAGTGGTCACATAATTTTAGGCCTTCGTACCTACGCGTTTGTAAG ATCCTACGAGATCGTTACGGCGTGCAATGCTTTCTGGGACTAACAGCTACTGCCACGCAATCGACCGCTGACTCGGTCGCACAGCATCTCGGGATAGCTGACGCGGGCGCAGTAATCCGTGGAGCTGCAGTGCCGCCCAACCTCCGTCTATCCGTGTCACGTGACCGCGATAAAGATAAG GCATTAATCGAGCTCCTCCAGGGCCCCCGGTTCTCTAGGTGCGAGTCCATCATCATCTACTGTACTCGGCGCGAGGTCACCGAGCGCGTCGCCACGCTCATTCGAACCTGCATGCAGCACATGCAGCCAACAATCAGacacgatgacgtcatatccGGTAGTGACGTCACGCCTGGGAAAAAGGGAGCCAATAAAAA ACGCAAAAAGCAGCCCGTCCGTGCACCGTTATCCTGGGAGGCGGAGAGCTACCATGCGGGCATGTCTGCCGCTCAACGACGCAAAGTCCAGAAGCGCTTCATGTCAGGAGAGCTGAGAGCGGTAGCAGCCACGGTGGCGTTTGGAATGGGCCTGGATAAGTCGGACGTCCGGGCCATTATACATTACAACATGCCCAAGAGCTTTGAGAGCTACGTGCAGGAGATAGGGCGCGCAGGGAGGGACGGGAAGCCTTCACATTGTCACGTGTTTCTTGACCGTGAG GGTCAGGATCTTTGTGAGTTGAGACGTCATATCTTCTCGAACACAGTCGACCGAGTGACTGTTAAACGGCTGGTTAACCGCATCTTTCCACGCTGCGACTGTAAGAAGCTGCAAAGAGAACAGTCTAAGCGTCAAGACCACCACAATCAGACCCTCGCAAGAGAAGACCTCCGCAGGGAAAATACGTACAGTGGATCGGATGGCGGATCCGTCGCTAGAGATGAGGGTCACCTTGCTGAAAAGGAAGGCGAAGGGGAAGCTGACAGACGGAATGGAAACCAAACAGTGGAGTCACAAGCATGTGCCCCTTCCTCGGTTGACCCCTCAGCATTGGGCGTGGCCTCTGACTACCATACGGAGGGTATGGAGGAGGATTTTCCCCTTGATGAAATCCTTTGCGGCGACCCTGAACAAGCTAACGTGGAAACAAAACAGCCGAACCGTGTATGCGGCGGTCATGAAGTTGCTATAGTTACAGAGACAGCAGTCGAGGAATTAGACATGCGCGAGGAAAGCATCGCTACGTTACTGTGCTATCTTGAGCTGCACGGGAACCGCTGGGTCGAGGTACTGTCAACCGTCAAGTCCATGTGCACCATTAAGTTCTACGGTGGCTATGCGCACATGAAAGCCGTCGCAAAGCGAATACCACCGATTGCTGCAGCGTTATTGCAAAGCGGGAGCAGCACAAAGAAACAGAATTATCTGAAATTCTCAGTGGTCCAGCTGGCAGACAAAATGGGCTGGGATCTGGAACCGGTCTCTTCGGAGCTCAGAGCTCTTCAGTGGAACTCTTCATTGGCCCCGACATCGGACATGGGGTCAACCGGACAGAGTGGAATACTGGTAGAGTTTTCGGACCTATCACTACGAGTGCGCGCGCCCGGGGATCTAACAGACGAGGAACGTGATCAGGTTGTGGATTTCCTGGACGATCGAATCCAAGCGGAGGAGCGGACACAGCTAGAGCAGTTGACCACTTTGTACTCCTCCCTTAAAGGCGTATCCTGTGGCGGGATCGTCCAGTGCATGGATGAAATGGACGAGGACGCGGACGTAGAGCTCAAGACGATCATCAAGAAATACTTCGACGACAGAACAAATGCGACTGAGAAAGCTCTCCGAGATATCCAGGAGCGGAGAAACAACCCTGACGCATACGCGCCGAAACCGGAAAATAGCGATGACCTCGTGAACTGGGACTGCGTTTCACGTGACATTCGGACACTCCTTGGCATCCACCATGATCACTCGTTCACAGGCCGCGCTGTCGCGAGGATATTTCACGGTATAGACAGCCCGTGCTACCCGGCGGCAGTCTGGGGGAGAGATAGACGATTCTGGAGAAAGCATCTGAACGTTGATTTCAACAGACTTAGAAAATTTGCGCTTAGGGAGTTGCTCAAATTCCGCTAG